In a single window of the Gossypium hirsutum isolate 1008001.06 chromosome D02, Gossypium_hirsutum_v2.1, whole genome shotgun sequence genome:
- the LOC107910257 gene encoding uncharacterized protein produces the protein MAVHIIYGLLNKFHKNKHKALKNGINLQSGARLIVKVPRSRVFKLLARFLTVLALTLFLLPWSGIRFIVNDEPALPVYTIKPEVVPETADPINLESLLLLYNHLNNEGILKPGNKGLLLSDDYDEESIQGNSFLTKTDMEFSSTNDFDRLMLIPDESFDFIFTENIQSTLEFIDRSLKVGGIVAVQQLDSSLSFTKPSNYKIVYFRKFNSNLFVMKKVQNARPIPSSQRRLLGYNTSEAKRAALKKLEDVLLEPPRASSRTSRTYLKRTKYLPDLLGDSLESYPRRVFIDVGLPKKDGGSATTWFVKNYPTRNLKFEMYKIETLTKDSTKKEVPQTAAETGMSGWLRKNVQEEEYVVMKAEAEVVEDMVKSKAIRLVDELFLECKPKGLGGRKNMSRRAYWECLALYGKLRDEGVAVHQWWG, from the coding sequence ATGGCTGTCCATATTATTTATGGACTTCTAAACAAATTCCATAAAAACAAGCATAAAGCCTTGAAAAATGGCATTAATTTGCAGTCTGGTGCACGATTGATCGTCAAAGTTCCTCGctctagggtttttaagcttcttGCTCGGTTCTTGACGGTTTTGGCTTTGACCTTATTTTTGCTTCCTTGGTCGGGAATAAGATTTATCGTCAACGACGAACCCGCTCTGCCTGTTTATACAATCAAGCCTGAAGTTGTCCCTGAGACCGCTGATCCCATTAATCTGGAATCACTGCTATTGCTGTACAATCATTTGAACAATGAAGGTATTCTGAAACCGGGAAACAAAGGACTATTGTTAAGCGATGACTATGATGAAGAATCCATTCAGGGAAATTCCTTCCTAACCAAAACTGATATGGAATTCAGTTCTACAAATGACTTTGATCGACTAATGTTAATCCCTGACGAGTCCTTCGATTTCATCTTCACTGAAAACATTCAATCCACCCTCGAATTCATCGACCGGAGTCTCAAAGTTGGCGGTATTGTTGCTGTTCAGCAGCTGGACTCATCGCTTTCATTCACCAAGCCGTCTAATTACAAGATTGTTTACTTCAGGAAATTCAATTCCAACCTTTTTGTGATGAAAAAGGTTCAGAATGCTCGACCGATCCCAAGTTCCCAAAGGCGGCTTTTGGGGTATAATACATCAGAAGCGAAACGGGCAGCATTGAAGAAATTGGAAGACGTTCTTCTTGAACCACCAAGAGCATCCTCAAGGACGTCCAGAACTTACCTTAAACGAACGAAATATTTGCCAGATCTATTGGGGGACTCACTCGAAAGCTACCCCCGTCGGGTTTTCATTGATGTAGGCTTGCCTAAGAAAGATGGCGGCAGTGCCACCACCTGGTTTGTCAAGAATTATCCCACAAGGAATCTGAAGTTCGAGATGTACAAGATCGAGACACTGACCAAGGACTCTACCAAGAAAGAGGTGCCGCAGACTGCGGCGGAGACTGGGATGTCGGGTTGGCTGAGGAAGAACGTGCAGGAGGAAGAGTATGTAGTGATGAAGGCTGAGGCTGAAGTGGTTGAAGATATGGTGAAGAGCAAGGCTATTAGATTGGTTGATGAGCTGTTCTTGGAATGCAAACCTAAAGGACTTGGTGGAAGAAAGAACATGAGCAGAAGGGCTTACTGGGAATGCTTGGCTTTGTATGGGAAGTTAAGGGATGAAGGTGTCGCAGTGCATCAATGGTGGGGTTGA
- the LOC107910259 gene encoding aspartyl protease AED3 has protein sequence MYKNPLAFSILRHRNSILRSRSFGSMDFIATILFLALVISSTKALDPCGPQPDDSDLLVIPIYGKCSPFNPPKPDSSFNTVMNMASKDPARVKYLSSLVAQKTTAVPIASGQQVLNIGNYIVRVKIGTPGQLMFMVLDTSNDVAWVPCSGCNGCSATTFSPNTSSTYGSLDCGLPQCAQVRGLSCPATGSAACSFNQSYGGDSSFSANLVRDSLGLANDIVPDFAFGCINVISGGSVPPQGLLGLGRGPMSLISQSGALYSGVFSYCLPSFKSYYFSGSLKLGPVGQPKNIRTTPLLKSPHRPSLYYVNLTGISVGRVQVPIAPEYLAFNPNTGAGTIIDSGTVVTRFVQPIYKAIRDEFVKHVKGPFTAIGVFDTCFDATAEAEAPLITLHFEALSMPLPMENSFLHTSAGSRACLAIAPVPNNVNAAMNVIANLQQQNHRILFDVINSRLGIAREACN, from the coding sequence ATGTATAAAAATCCTCTTGCCTTCTCAATTCTGAGGCACAGAAACTCAATCCTTCGAAGTCGTAGCTTTGGAAGCATGGACTTCATAGCTACTATCCTGTTTCTAGCTCTTGTCATCTCCTCCACCAAAGCTTTGGACCCTTGCGGCCCTCAGCCAGATGACTCGGACCTTTTGGTCATCCCAATCTATGGCAAATGTTCACCATTCAACCCACCCAAACCTGACTCATCGTTCAACACAGTCATGAACATGGCATCAAAAGACCCAGCAAGGGTCAAGTACTTGTCGAGCCTTGTAGCCCAAAAGACCACTGCGGTTCCCATTGCTTCAGGCCAACAAGTCCTAAACATTGGCAACTATATCGTCCGGGTAAAGATTGGCACTCCGGGTCAGCTCATGTTCATGGTATTGGACACTAGCAATGATGTGGCTTGGGTCCCATGCTCCGGCTGCAACGGGTGCTCAGCCACCACTTTCTCACCCAACACTTCTTCCACCTATGGTTCGTTAGATTGCGGTTTGCCCCAATGCGCCCAGGTCCGTGGGCTGTCGTGCCCGGCTACGGGGTCTGCGGCTTGCTCTTTTAACCAATCCTACGGTGGAGATTCATCATTTTCGGCCAACTTGGTTCGAGATTCCTTAGGATTAGCCAATGACATTGTCCCAGATTTTGCTTTCGGATGTATAAACGTCATCTCTGGTGGATCAGTACCACCGCAAGGACTGTTGGGTTTGGGTCGGGGACCCATGTCACTTATTTCACAATCCGGGGCCCTCTACTCTGGTGTTTTCTCATATTGTCTACCCAGTTTCAAGTCCTACTACTTTTCGGGTTCTCTCAAACTCGGGCCAGTTGGACAACCCAAGAACATTCGAACCACCCCACTCCTAAAAAGCCCACACCGACCTTCACTTTACTATGTTAACCTAACCGGAATAAGTGTAGGCCGGGTTCAAGTCCCCATTGCCCCGGAATACCTAGCGTTTAACCCCAACACCGGGGCAGGGACCATAATAGATTCGGGTACGGTTGTAACCCGATTCGTCCAGCCCATTTACAAGGCAATCCGAGATGAGTTTGTGAAGCATGTGAAAGGTCCATTTACTGCCATTGGAGTATTTGACACATGCTTTGATGCTACAGCAGAAGCTGAGGCACCTTTAATAACATTACATTTCGAAGCCTTGTCGATGCCATTGCCAATGGAAAACAGCTTCTTACACACCAGTGCCGGGTCTCGGGCATGCTTGGCCATAGCACCGGTCCCCAACAATGTGAACGCCGCCATGAATGTGATAGCCAATTTGCAGCAGCAGAATCATAGGATTCTCTTTGATGTCATCAATTCTCGCTTGGGAATTGCTCGTGAAGCTTGCAATTAG